A single window of Nematostella vectensis chromosome 4, jaNemVect1.1, whole genome shotgun sequence DNA harbors:
- the LOC5502397 gene encoding uncharacterized protein LOC5502397 isoform X2: MKAVWTLILCTGLFAICNAASVTQTKRSELTILEQACTTMRSGQVRYIAVSNLLEICSNQRWTPFSPSHRLRLGLIGHWKMDEQSGNAVDDDSGSGHHGIAANASPQPAKFTRGRRFRSSGSITIPNAPGLNLGTKSFSVAGWQNIVNVVYPRTTFAVRKGFGCYFGPGRKGWVPGFETGHGYKAEGTDVCIRDNLNNMVRATLVHDDGSKGGDVLNRWVHYLFTFDREAGVVTLYLNGRKQQNTVDIRRVRGSIDNDKPLEFGELYGWKTQGTLDDYRLYNYALSYHEAKMLYLDHHL; encoded by the exons ATGAAAGCTGTTTGGACCCTTATACTTTGCACCGGGCTGTTTGCGATTTGCAATGCCGCATCTGTTACACAGACAAAAAGG AGTGAGTTGACCATCCTTGAGCAAGCCTGTACCACCATGAGAAGCGGCCAAGTGCGATACATCGCCGTGTCAAACCTGCTCGAGATCTGCAGCAATCAGCGATGGACGCCCTTCTCACCGTCCCACCGACTTCGACTCGGACTCATCGGCCACTGGAAAATGGACGAGCAGTCAGGCAATGCTGTCGATGATGATTCGGGAAGCGGACATCATGGCATCGCGGCAAACGCTTCCCCCCAACCAGCGAAATTTACCCGAGGGCGGAGATTCCGCTCCAGTGGCTCCATTACCATACCAAATGCCCCAGGACTAAACCTTGGCACTAAGAGCTTTTCAGTCGCAGGCTGGCAGAATATTGTTAACGTCGTCTACCCGCGAACAACCTTCGCCGTTCGGAAGGGATTCGGGTGCTACTTCGGGCCCGGTCGGAAGGGTTGGGTCCCAGGCTTCGAGACAGGGCATGGTTACAAAGCAGAAGGCACTGACGTCTGTATCCGGGACAATTTGAATAACATG GTTCGAGCCACGCTCGTCCATGATGACGGGTCCAAGGGAGGAGACGTTCTGAATCGGTGGGTGCACTATTTGTTCACCTTTGACCGGGAGGCGGGGGTTGTCACGCTGTACCTAAACGGCCGTAAGCAGCAGAACACAGTCGACATCCGGCGCGTACGCGGCAGCATTGACAACGACAAGCCGCTGGAGTTTGGTGAGCTGTACGGATGGAAAACCCAGGGAACTCTGGACGACTACAGGTTGTACAACTACGCGCTGAGCTACCACGAAGCCAAG ATGCTTTATCTCGACCATCACTTGTAA
- the LOC5502397 gene encoding uncharacterized protein LOC5502397 isoform X1: MKAVWTLILCTGLFAICNAASVTQTKRSELTILEQACTTMRSGQVRYIAVSNLLEICSNQRWTPFSPSHRLRLGLIGHWKMDEQSGNAVDDDSGSGHHGIAANASPQPAKFTRGRRFRSSGSITIPNAPGLNLGTKSFSVAGWQNIVNVVYPRTTFAVRKGFGCYFGPGRKGWVPGFETGHGYKAEGTDVCIRDNLNNMVRATLVHDDGSKGGDVLNRWVHYLFTFDREAGVVTLYLNGRKQQNTVDIRRVRGSIDNDKPLEFGELYGWKTQGTLDDYRLYNYALSYHEAKMLYLDHHL; the protein is encoded by the exons ATGAAAGCTGTTTGGACCCTTATACTTTGCACCGGGCTGTTTGCGATTTGCAATGCCGCATCTGTTACACAGACAAAAAGG AGTGAGTTGACCATCCTTGAGCAAGCCTGTACCACCATGAGAAGCGGCCAAGTGCGATACATCGCCGTGTCAAACCTGCTCGAGATCTGCAGCAATCAGCGATGGACGCCCTTCTCACCGTCCCACCGACTTCGACTCGGACTCATCGGCCACTGGAAAATGGACGAGCAGTCAGGCAATGCTGTCGATGATGATTCGGGAAGCGGACATCATGGCATCGCGGCAAACGCTTCCCCCCAACCAGCGAAATTTACCCGAGGGCGGAGATTCCGCTCCAGTGGCTCCATTACCATACCAAATGCCCCAGGACTAAACCTTGGCACTAAGAGCTTTTCAGTCGCAGGCTGGCAGAATATTGTTAACGTCGTCTACCCGCGAACAACCTTCGCCGTTCGGAAGGGATTCGGGTGCTACTTCGGGCCCGGTCGGAAGGGTTGGGTCCCAGGCTTCGAGACAGGGCATGGTTACAAAGCAGAAGGCACTGACGTCTGTATCCGGGACAATTTGAATAACATG GTTCGAGCCACGCTCGTCCATGATGACGGGTCCAAGGGAGGAGACGTTCTGAATCGGTGGGTGCACTATTTGTTCACCTTTGACCGGGAGGCGGGGGTTGTCACGCTGTACCTAAACGGCCGTAAGCAGCAGAACACAGTCGACATCCGGCGCGTACGCGGCAGCATTGACAACGACAAGCCGCTGGAGTTTGGTGAGCTGTACGGATGGAAAACCCAGGGAACTCTGGACGACTACAGGTTGTACAACTACGCGCTGAGCTACCACGAAGCCAAGATGCTTTATCTCGACCATCACTTGTAA